The Fontisubflavum oceani genomic interval ACGGACGGCAGTCGGGCGCACCGGGTGGTGATCGGCAAAGACACGCGGCTCTCAGGTTATATGATTGAGACGGCATTGACGGCGGGCTTCACGTCCACCGGGATGAATGTGCTGTTGCTCGGTCCGGTGCCAACGCCGGCAGTCGGGCTTCTGACACCCTCGATGCGCGCGGATGTCGGCGTGATGATTTCCGCGTCGCACAACCCGGCAACCGACAATGGCATTAAGCTCTTTGGCCCCGATGGGTTCAAACTGAGCGATGAGGCCGAGGCCGAGATCGAAGCGCTTGTCGCCTCGGATATTCAACCGGCGCAAGCGCAGAATATTGGCCGCGCCAAACGGATTGATGATGGCCGGTTCCGCTATGTCGAACGGGTGAAAAGCACGTTTCCGGCAGGGTTGCGGCTCGACGGGCTGAAAGTCGTCGTGGATTGCGCCAATGGCGCGGCTTATCGGGCGGCGCCCGAGGTGCTGTGGGAACTTGGCGCCGAGGTGATCGCAATCGGGGTGAACCCGGATGGGTTCAACATCAACGATGGGGTTGGGTCCACCGCGCCGCAGGCGGCGATGGCGAAGATCAAAGAGACCGGGGCCGATCTCGGCATTTGTCTTGATGGTGACGCCGATCGGGTGATGCTGATCGATGAGACAGGCACTCTGGCCGATGGCGATCAGATCATGGCGCTTTTCGCCAATCGGTGGGCCGCCGAAGGCCGCCTGAAGGGCCAAACTTTGGCTGCGACGGTGATGTCCAATCTGGGGTTGGAGCGGTTCCTTGCCGAGCGCTCGATTGACCTGCACCGCACGCCAGTGGGCGACCGCTATGTGGTTGAGGCGATGCGAACCCATGGGCTGAACCTGGGCGGCGAGCAATCCGGCCATATCGTGATGACGGATTACGCAACGACGGGCGATGGATTGATTGCCGGTCTGCAATTCCTGGCTGAGATGGTGCGCACCGGCCAGCCCGCCAGCACCCTGGCGCGGAGCTTCGAGACGGTGCCGCAACTTCTCAAGAATGTGCGCTATCAGACCGGGCAAGTGCCTTTGGACACGCCTTCCGTCCAAGCCGCCATCGCCGCTGGTGAGGCCAAGCTCAATGGCCATGGGCGGCTCTTGATCCGGAAATCCGGCACCGAACCCCTGATCCGGGTGATGGCCGAGGCGGAAGATGAAGCGCTTATGGTATCGGTGGTCGATGAGATCGTCGGCGCGGTCGAAGCGGCGATCTGACCCGCGCCTCTTGTCCGTGGCAACGCGGGCCAAGGATGGCCCCAACGGGGCCTGACGCGGCCCGCCGCCCCGGTCGATCAGCCGTCAGGCTGGGCGAAACACCAAGGACACGCCATTCAAACAATGCCGCAGCCCCGTCGGTTGCGGCCCATCGCCGAAAATATGCCCCAGATGCGAGCCGCAGCGGCGGCAATGGCACTCAGTCCGCACCCGCAGCAATCGACGGTCCTCCATTGTCCCGATCGCATTCGGCAGCACATCCCAGAAACTCGGCCAACCCGTCCCGCTGTCATATTTGTGGCGCGAGTGATAGAGGCGCAGATCGCAGCCCCGGCAGTGGAACCGGCCTCGGCGATGCTCGTCGTCGAGCGGGCTTGACCCGGAGCGCTCCGTGCCGCCCTGACGCATCACCCGATACTGCAAATCGGTCAACATCGCGCGCCATTCCGCATCGGTGCGTTCCACTTCGAACGGTCCCGGCGCAATGGCCGCCCATGACGGCTGTCCCAAAAATACCGACGCTGAGACCGCACCGCCTAGAAATACCCGTCGATCCATATCACGCCTCCCAATTGGAACCACGACCACTCTAGCACAGGATACCAAGCGCCAAGTCACGATGCGGTGAGAAACCGCGCCGCAAAGCACCGGCCTGCCCTTGCAGCCCCTTGGAAATTGTTGCACCACATCTCAGTCGAACCGGACGTAAGAAAACAGATAGGGCGGATGCGCGATGAGCAGTGATCAAAAACCCACCGAAGAGATTTCCGTCCGCGAAACCTTTGGCATCGACAGCGATATGAAGGTCAAAGCCTTCGCCGAGGCCACCGACCGTGTGCCCGCGTTGGACACGACCTATAAATTCGACCCCGACACGACTTTGGCCATCCTGGCGGGCTTCAGCCATAATCGCCGGGTGATGATCCAGGGCTATCACGGCACCGGTAAATCGACCCATATCGAACAGGTCGCCGCGCGCCTGAACTGGCCCGCCGTCCGCGTCAATCTCGACAGCCATATCAGCCGGATCGACCTGATCGGCAAAGACGCGATCAAGCTCCGGGACGGCAAGCAGGTGACCGAGTTCCACGAAGGCATCCTGCCTTGGGCGCTCCGCAACCCTGTCGCCATCGTCTTCGACGAATATGATGCGGGCCGCGCCGATGTGATGTTCGTCATCCAGCGGGTGCTGGAGCATGACGGCAAGCTGACGCTGCTCGACCAAAACGAGATCATCACGCCGCACCCGTCCTTCCGCCTCTTTGCGACCGCGAACACGGTCGGCTTGGGCGACACAACGGGCCTTTATCATGGCGTGCAGCAGATCAACCAAGCGCAGATGGACCGTTGGTCCCTCGTCGCAACGTTGAATTACCTGTCCCATGACGCGGAGACCGCCATCGTTCTGGCGAAAAACCCGCTCTACAACACCGAGCATGGCCGCAAGCAAATCGCGCAGATGGTCACCGTCGCCGATCTGACCCGGACCGCCTTTATGAATGGTGAGCTATCGACAGTCATGTCGCCACGGACCGTGATCAATTGGGCCGAAAATGCCGCGATCTTCCGTAATATCGGGTATGCCTTCCGCCTGACCTTCCTCAACAAATGTGATGAGTTGGAACGCCAGACTGTGGCGGAATTCTATCAGCGCTGCTTTGACGAGGAACTGCCGGAAAGCGCCGTCTCGATGAGCATGGGATAATCCAATCAGGACCTGAGACGGCCTGCCGCACTCGCAGGACGCTCAAACGATACATCGGCCGGTCCTGGGCAAAAATCCGCTCAACGAAGAGCGCTTGACCTCACGTTAACTTTTTGCGTTGGGAAGCGTGATATCCGGACTCCATCGAAGCGCATATTTAGTTCTGCCTTTTCTTCCAATGGAGGGCGAATATGCTGCGCCATGAATCCTATCCAAATTATATTGTCGCCGATGCGGGAGTGGTCTCAATCCTTGATTGCGATACATTATCTCTCGCAACCGGAGCCAGCCAATCTCAACAAGATGCACTCAACGCAATTCGAGGCATAGATCCTACCGTCAGACATAAGGTCGATTTACACGCCGGTGCAGATACATTCTTTCCGGTCGCCGTCGATAGACCGTCCGATGATGATATCCGGCTCAGAGCACGGCAGTCTTCATTTGCGCCCTTCATTCTGGGACAACGATCATATCTCAACCGCTTAACAATAAACATTGCGAACAGTTGCAATCTTTGGTGTTCTTATTGCTATGCCGATCACGGGCATTATCATGATACAAAACACCTGATGAAGCCGGATCGCGCCCTGCGGATCTTTGAGCAAACATCCAGGCTCTATGACGGTATCGGCAATATCCATTTCTTCGGCGGCGAGCCGCTATTGAATCCCAAGACCATCGATGCCGTCTGCATCGCGGCGAAGGCCCGTTTCCCAGATATCGGCTTTGCAGTCACCACAAACGGGACGCTCGCAACGCCGGAAATCTCGATGTCCTCGCCCGACACAGCATCGCGCTCACCATCAGTATCGATGGCCCGGCCCCGGTCCATGATGCACAGCGCCCGACCGTCTCTGGCGACGGCAGCCATGCAAAAATTTGCCAATCCGTCGAGCTGTTTACCCAACGCGGCATCGAATGGAGCATTGAGTGCACCTTCAATAAGGCGCATCTGGAGGCCGACGTCTCGGTGTCTGACCTGCTCCGGTATTTCGACGCCGAGTTTAACGAACCCGTGCCGCATATTGCCTGGTCCTATGTGCCGCTCAAGGACCTCGTCGCCGATGACGGCTACACCAAAAACGGCGTCTTCCGTGACGATCTGGAAGAGCAGCAACAAAGCTTCATCTCGGTTGATCAACTGATCACTCAGTTCCGAGATGCCGCCCGGCTTTCGATGCAAAACATTGCGGTCGGCAGCGGTGGCGCTCTTTCCTTTGTTCAGGATACACTGACCTCATTGCAACTGCGCCGCAAATCTGACGCCTATTGTCCCGCTTTCTCCAGCCAAATCTCTATTGGCTCGAATGGCGATATCTATCCATGTTTCATGTTCTTTGGTGACCCAAGAATGTGCATCGGCAATATCGACCGGGCCAATATTGATGTTCCACGGGCACAGGAAATTTGGAGGAAATACAGTAGGGAATTCTCTGATAGTGCAA includes:
- the glmM gene encoding phosphoglucosamine mutase — encoded protein: MTRKLFGTDGVRGRANEFPMTAELALRLGAAAGRYFRTDGSRAHRVVIGKDTRLSGYMIETALTAGFTSTGMNVLLLGPVPTPAVGLLTPSMRADVGVMISASHNPATDNGIKLFGPDGFKLSDEAEAEIEALVASDIQPAQAQNIGRAKRIDDGRFRYVERVKSTFPAGLRLDGLKVVVDCANGAAYRAAPEVLWELGAEVIAIGVNPDGFNINDGVGSTAPQAAMAKIKETGADLGICLDGDADRVMLIDETGTLADGDQIMALFANRWAAEGRLKGQTLAATVMSNLGLERFLAERSIDLHRTPVGDRYVVEAMRTHGLNLGGEQSGHIVMTDYATTGDGLIAGLQFLAEMVRTGQPASTLARSFETVPQLLKNVRYQTGQVPLDTPSVQAAIAAGEAKLNGHGRLLIRKSGTEPLIRVMAEAEDEALMVSVVDEIVGAVEAAI
- the msrB gene encoding peptide-methionine (R)-S-oxide reductase MsrB — protein: MDRRVFLGGAVSASVFLGQPSWAAIAPGPFEVERTDAEWRAMLTDLQYRVMRQGGTERSGSSPLDDEHRRGRFHCRGCDLRLYHSRHKYDSGTGWPSFWDVLPNAIGTMEDRRLLRVRTECHCRRCGSHLGHIFGDGPQPTGLRHCLNGVSLVFRPA
- the cobS gene encoding cobaltochelatase subunit CobS; its protein translation is MSSDQKPTEEISVRETFGIDSDMKVKAFAEATDRVPALDTTYKFDPDTTLAILAGFSHNRRVMIQGYHGTGKSTHIEQVAARLNWPAVRVNLDSHISRIDLIGKDAIKLRDGKQVTEFHEGILPWALRNPVAIVFDEYDAGRADVMFVIQRVLEHDGKLTLLDQNEIITPHPSFRLFATANTVGLGDTTGLYHGVQQINQAQMDRWSLVATLNYLSHDAETAIVLAKNPLYNTEHGRKQIAQMVTVADLTRTAFMNGELSTVMSPRTVINWAENAAIFRNIGYAFRLTFLNKCDELERQTVAEFYQRCFDEELPESAVSMSMG
- a CDS encoding SPASM domain-containing protein, which translates into the protein MSDLLRYFDAEFNEPVPHIAWSYVPLKDLVADDGYTKNGVFRDDLEEQQQSFISVDQLITQFRDAARLSMQNIAVGSGGALSFVQDTLTSLQLRRKSDAYCPAFSSQISIGSNGDIYPCFMFFGDPRMCIGNIDRANIDVPRAQEIWRKYSREFSDSATGTQRWFRNLGFGCIAGDYISTGTFSNRLYYDIQEAIVEEVLLGIAQFEANRMAKTDSGSLKAT